Genomic DNA from Penaeus monodon isolate SGIC_2016 chromosome 4, NSTDA_Pmon_1, whole genome shotgun sequence:
acatatacatatacataagtattacacacacaccacacacacacacacacacacacacacacacacacacacacacacacaccacatacacacacttacactttatatatatatatatatatatatatatatatatatatatataatataatatatatatatatattatacataatatatatatatatatatatatatatatatatatatatatatacatacaccacagacCACAAAGTGtaactagtgtatatatatagtatatatatattatatattatatatatatatatatatattatatctcgtaTGAGTATCACACGCATGCACAACACAGTTCAAACTAAATTCAGTACATcgttataattgatatatatatatatatatatatatatatatatatatctatatatatatatatatatatatattaatttagtgTGCTTGTCGTAGCTTTATTCAAAATGTGTgcagctaattttttttttttacatatttaaagtCATTTTCAATAATGTGTAACTTAATCCAAATATTGCAACATTTTCAACAGATATCCTTCATAATAAAAcgggtatttgttttatttcaattttacacTAATGATTTTTTCCACCATGCATATAGAAAGCTATCCACTTTCTGTTAGGGAGGCGCTGTTACAATCAAACGTGTGTTGGTATTTTAATTGGCTCTTAGGGCGGTCATTCCGATAATTCTCGGATGTAGATCAAGACAGTTTGCAAGTTGTAAtttaagtatctatatattaaaagaacTAGAAGAGTGAGGAAAATTAAATCTTCTAATTTCTTTTCCATCATGGTCTATCAGAAATGCTTCCAGACTGCGCTATAGACACATGCCATTTCAATGAAAGCCTGGTGATAATCTACTTGAACCTTCAAGTTCCAATACACCCGATGGTAAGTTAATATACAGCTCAGTATTTtgtgcacacactacacacacacatcacatacattaacaacacactacacagagcaacacacaaaacacaatcacacacaccctcacaaatGCCTCcagaaccacacaacacactgactcatatatatatataatatatatatactatgatataaatactataaatatactattaatgtatacatatactaaccCTActaacgtatattatatattatatatatattttttatacataaatatatcatagtaaataacatacatacatatatgtatatagtaataatatatatattattatatatatatatatatatatatatatatatatatatatataactatagtataaatatatacatatattaggtatatatattaggtaggtatatcatatatatacctgtataaatatatattattatattatatatatatgtatgtatatatatattatatatatatatatatatatatatatatatatatatatatatatattatatatgtgtgtgtgtgtgtgtgtgtgtgtgtgtgtgtgtgtgtgtatacttatatagatacatatctatctatatatatatatacatatatatatttatatatacacacatatgaacacccctctctttatacatatactcAGTCTCTTGCATAACTTTCTGCCATGGAAGATAGTTTACGACAGAACAATTCAAGTTTATATATAACTTTCATATTCACCCCGTTTATGGAAGTGAGAAACGTGAAGGTGAATGCttactttaattttaatactCCCATGCCGTAATTGCATGGTCAACGACGATATGACGACTGCgggtatgatcttgggggaaGTCGCTCCATGGGTGCCCAAACATTCTTAATGGAATTCAGATCTAGCAATATGGGTGGATGTAATGACACAGCATAATCTCAGTATGTGGCTGAAATCACGCCTTCACGACACTGATCGTGTGGATGGGGCTGTTAGCTTGAACAAGGTAAAATGGCTTGGGCTTTGGGACCACCTGGGCCCTCACCGATGGTAGAAACATCTCGTTCAGGATTTCCACATACACATGTTCTGTAAATCAGCCAGGCCCGACATCCGTGAACTCCTCGACTCCactgctgtgcatccactcagGCAGCCCAGTGGTATCTGCCAGTCTGCATGCTGCAGTGTAATGCCAGCAGAAAATAAAGAGGTCAAAATCTCTTGAAGTaggattgttaaaaaaaagaaaacaattaactAAGAAGAACATTATTCTGGTAAGGGGACTTGACAACTAACTACAGCCATGTCCCTTTCTTAAACCCAGTCAAATATGAGGGGTGTTGCCTctgagtatcaaatggttttcattgaCTCATGATATTCAAgcacttcaatgcaagcttcctatttatctttatatagcaCACTGATTTATAGTTCTGAATGACATTTATTTGGTCTTCCTCTTTAGTGCATTTAAAGACCCACTTCTAGCCTTGGTGGATCTGGTTGTTTGGGGTAGCTAAGATCCCTCAGAGTAAAGTGCAATTATGATGCTACAAATGGTCTTTGAAGTCTCCATTGCTAATACTGCCATGATATGAGGACCTAGCCATATCAGCTCCAACACATATTATGAATCTTCATCTGTTGTGAGCTTTGAAACAACACGTACCAACCTTTCTGAATCAACTAACGTTTCATCTACGCCCtagtaaaaatatgtaaatatgtatattacattctttttaacaaatatatttgCGGGTGTGATTATAGGCTACATGCAGGAAGACTTGTATAAATTATAAGTTATTATTTGGTTATGATTTAAATCAAGTTTAAATAtggcatatttttgtatataacattAGGTTCGATTTGAAATAATGCATGTATTTGCTTAGTTTGAcaattaattactattaatactgtATCACCCTTCCAGTGGAATAGGCTTCATTCATTAtgcaacatatacataatatatatatatatatatatatatataaacatatgtttataataaataaatatctatatacatatatacataatatatatatatatgtatatatatacatatatatacacattacatatatatttgtgtgtgtgtgtgtgtatgtgtgtgtgtgtgtgtgtgtgtgtgtgtgtgtgtaatgtcttTGTTATGTAATGAATtaagcctatatatatgtgtatgtttgtgtgtgtgtgtgtgtgtgtgtgtgtgtgtgtgtgtgtgtgtgtgtgtgtgcccacgctTTAAATATCTTAACATTTTCAAAAATACCCAATCCTTTACCATATAACTGACTATTACatcatatttcttttactttcacATATAATCCCTCCAGAGACTGAAGTGGATGAAGTAAAAATGGAAGGAACTACACGCGAAAGAAACCACATAACCAAATCCTGTAGAGAAGCAATAGCCCTGGAAAGACAACTGCGATTTAGTTCATCAGAGCAGGGTGGTATAGACAGGACGGGATATAGTTCTGTCCATGAAAACCACAAATTAGAATCGAGTAGTGATGAACTAGACAACAATGCTGAAGACTACCCAGAAGCAATAAACAGTGAAAGTGCATTGTCATTCAATGCATCAGTGCAAGTAGTTAGCAAGATGATAGAAATTAATGTTTCCAATGTAAACCACAAGGTAGAATCATCACCCTGTCCAGAAAATAATACTAGCAAAAGTATATCATATCACAGTCCAGATAAAATAACCAGCAATAGTGCATTGCCACTCAATACATCTATTCAGGACGTTAACCCACTAGTTCAAAATGTTAGCAGTAAGACTGATATGAATGCCATCCATATAAACGACAAACAAGAGACTTCTAAAAGTAAATCTAGCAAAAATGCACCATCTTGTCCAGAAAATACTGGCATGAATGTATCACCACCTGACAGGCCATTAGAGCATGACGGTGTTGAGAGGACAGATAATAATGCTATCTATATAAACAACAAAGTAGAGTTAACTGATGGCATAGCAAGCAAAAATGCAATATCACATCTAATTAAGGATACTGGCAAAACTGCTTTGCCAACCAGCCCCTTTGGACAAGATAGCActgaaaagacagaaaataatgatGTCCATGTAAACCATAAAGTAGAAGCAGCTGACTGTAAAGCAAGCAAAAATGTTATGCCCTGTCCAGAAAATGATACTGGCAAGGCTATTTTGCCAATCAGTCCATTAGGACAAGATGGTACtgaagagacagaaaataatgCTATCCATTTAAACAACAAAGAATCAGCTGATGGTATAGCAAGCAAAAATGTACTGTCCTGCCCGAATACTGGCAAGGCTGTTTCACCAATCAGTCCATTAGGGCAAGAGGGGactgaaagaaaagaacaaaatgcTGTCCATATTAACAATAAGGTAGAATCAGCTGATTGTAAAGCAGGCAAAACTACACTGCCTTGTACAGAAAAGAATACTGAAAACGTGGCTTCGTCTATCAGTCCATTAGTGCAATATGATGTCGACAGGACAGGGAATGATGCTGTCGAGAGGACAGGAAATGATGCTGTCCATGATGCCAGTAAAGGAAATGGGAATGCACTACCCTGTCAGGAAAAGAAAACCGGTCAGTTAATGAATAATCATTTTGAGCGGGCAGATAATGTTAATGTAAACCATGAAGAGCAATCAGCCAGTGGTGAACAAAATGGTATTCCACCGGTTagtccagagaaaaaaaatgaggagaatgtatattcatataatagtCAGTTAGTTCAAAATGTTATTGAGAAAACTGAGAATAGGGGATCTGTATTAGATTCCAAAAATATGGAAGACATTCATATAGCAGCAAGGAACGGTGATGCAGATGGGGTGCTTAAAATGCTCGAAAAGGGCGAAGACCCCTCTGCTTTTACAAGTGCTAATAACACCCCACTCCATTATGCAGCCTATGAAGGCCATACTGAGGTTGTGAAATTATTACTGGACAGAAAAGCGGACCCAAACATTTTGAATAATACTGGTGACACTCCACTTCATCTTGTTGCAATAAATGGAAAGACTGAAGTTGTAAAAATATTGTGTGAATGCGAATATCTGGATGTAAACAACCCAAGTGCAACAAATGAAACGCTACTTGCATATGCAAGACATGGAGGGGAAAAGCCAATGCTAAATGTTCTTAAGAACCCAGAAACTATTTCACCTGAGGGCAATACACCCCTCCACTGTGCATCACTGGCTGGTCACACAGATGTGGTTCGTTTGCTGTTAATGAAAAATGCAGATGCTAAAGGTGCGACTCCTACCCAACACACACCTTTGCATTATGCTGCTCTCAGAGGGGATGCCATTCTCGTCAAACTGTTGGTCAGTCATGGAGCCGATCCTAATGCTAAAGACGAACGAAATAACACACCTCTTCATTATGCCGCTCTTAGCGGACACACTCCGGTAGTCGAGCTGCTGGTGGATGAAAGAGCAGACACAAACATTCTGACAGACATGGGACTCTCAGTCCTTCACAAGGCTTCCTTCTATGGAAGGCTATCCACTGTGCAGAAACTTGTTGAACTACAAGTTACACTTACCAGCATGCGTGACAAGAAAACATTAAGTGCAGAAGACACAGCTGTCATCCGTGGTCATGTACATATAGCGTGGTGGCTCAACAAAATTGCACGTCACGCTTCTTTACAAAGTCATAAACACTTAAAGGTAAATAACTCATCATCGCAGATCATGACAtttgatgaaaattaaatatgGCAAGACACAGagcaaaatatattcaaatgtataataACCGATTATTCTTATTTCAGAATATTTGTGTGAACCTATACACACAGAGCGGAGACTTCTACCACACTTACTGCAGAGAGAAGAACGCCAGCGCGGAAGCTCTAGCCACTGCCATTACCTTCGGCGTCTGCGACATGCACTACCAAGACGAGCAGGGCCGGACGCTGCTCCACGTGGCCGCGGAGCAGAACGACCCACTCAAAATCCGGGTTCTGCTGGAGCGCGGCGCCCTGCCCACCGCCCGCACCCACGACGGCAAGACGCCCTCGGACCTCGCCCGGGAGAAAGGCCACCTGGAGGCTGCAAGGACGATTGCAGACACGATTAAAGTTGAAGAAAAGGTAGTGCACTTATTACGGAACAATTCCATTTGAAAGTTAATTTTTGTCGTTATTTCCGCAATTTTACTAGATGTTTTGTTACGAGCAGACGAGGGGCAAAGTCATATGTAAACCACTAACCACGCGGACGGTGAAGGGGTTTAGTGGTTTAGTGCATTACTTTCGCAAATGAACCAAATTATACTTTTGATGTTGCACGTTCAgcatattactattaaaattatttctaatactttcttcaaaaagaaaaatgaaatatatacgtGGAATTTACTCACTCTTTTCCtttcggcacacacacacacacacacacgcacacacacacacacacacacacacacacacacacacacacacacacacacacacacacacacacacacacacacacacacacacacacacacatatatatatatgtgtgtgtgtgtgtgtgtgtgtgtgtgtatgcgtgcgtgcgtgcgtgcaagcatgcatgcatgcatgcatgcatgcatgcatgcatgcatgcatacatacatacatacatacatacatacatacatacatacatacatacatacaacacacacacacacacacacacacacacacacacacacacacacacacacacacacacatacacaaaaacacacacacacacacacacatatatatatatatatatatatatatatatatatatatatataagtgtgtgtgtatatgtatatattgtgtatataaatgtgtagaggccgcggtggccgagtggttagagaatcggactcaagactgttcgagggttcgactcaccgccgcgttgttctcttggtcaaggaactcacctcgattgcctacctagccaatgggtgggcaggccagcacaaatcagtgccggtcccaagcccgggtaaatagagagggttgaggtcaggaagggcatccggccataaaaggatgccagaacctgatcatagcgaccccatataagaatggaataaagctaagaaaaaaagtgtatatatacacatatatacatatacatgcatacatatacatacacacacacacacacacacacacacacacacacacacacacacacacacacacacacacacacacaatatatataatatatatatataatatatatatatatatatatatatatatatatatatatgagtgtgtgtatttatgtatgtatgtatctatgtatgtatatacatatatacacgcatacatataatatacatatatatacatgtgtatatatatacatatatatatatatatatatatatatacatatatatatacatatatatgtatacacatatatatatatatatatatatatatatatatatatatatatatatatatgaaatattcctttaggaatgaagcttcttcatgaaaactaagcccggttgataagtgtagtaaggt
This window encodes:
- the LOC119572337 gene encoding serine/threonine-protein phosphatase 6 regulatory ankyrin repeat subunit C-like, with amino-acid sequence MEGTTRERNHITKSCREAIALERQLRFSSSEQGGIDRTGYSSVHENHKLESSSDELDNNAEDYPEAINSESALSFNASVQVVSKMIEINVSNVNHKVESSPCPENNTSKSISYHSPDKITSNSALPLNTSIQDVNPLVQNVSSKTDMNAIHINDKQETSKSKSSKNAPSCPENTGMNVSPPDRPLEHDGVERTDNNAIYINNKVELTDGIASKNAISHLIKDTGKTALPTSPFGQDSTEKTENNDVHVNHKVEAADCKASKNVMPCPENDTGKAILPISPLGQDGTEETENNAIHLNNKESADGIASKNVLSCPNTGKAVSPISPLGQEGTERKEQNAVHINNKVESADCKAGKTTLPCTEKNTENVASSISPLVQYDVDRTGNDAVERTGNDAVHDASKGNGNALPCQEKKTGQLMNNHFERADNVNVNHEEQSASGEQNGIPPVSPEKKNEENVYSYNSQLVQNVIEKTENRGSVLDSKNMEDIHIAARNGDADGVLKMLEKGEDPSAFTSANNTPLHYAAYEGHTEVVKLLLDRKADPNILNNTGDTPLHLVAINGKTEVVKILCECEYLDVNNPSATNETLLAYARHGGEKPMLNVLKNPETISPEGNTPLHCASLAGHTDVVRLLLMKNADAKGATPTQHTPLHYAALRGDAILVKLLVSHGADPNAKDERNNTPLHYAALSGHTPVVELLVDERADTNILTDMGLSVLHKASFYGRLSTVQKLVELQVTLTSMRDKKTLSAEDTAVIRGHVHIAWWLNKIARHASLQSHKHLKNICVNLYTQSGDFYHTYCREKNASAEALATAITFGVCDMHYQDEQGRTLLHVAAEQNDPLKIRVLLERGALPTARTHDGKTPSDLAREKGHLEAARTIADTIKVEEKECERNRLYARLLHLITRVAKVNLQGDNEEQAALLAAVKEASSLLASGAPLEPPEGHSCHALHLAIATNCTPLLTLLLAVGAPMTSSADGFGPVQLAWNTPDVTTWVGVVVTRAVIHKILMEMTLLDPNLQLSAETLVKSLEREKPWDARVIISENSSITLDSFLFQACASGATTFAWWIWHSGGSAVSQNKDKRTPLHAALASRHLDTAINLVLHMGANLFLPDNKGQTPLDLIPVDVTRRQVLKASFLKECRRLADESEKARDPRQKQEAKEFVLLLLSLYCAISSQEDTDSYCDTVYWKTVFGYLNDESSESDDWIAKLVYGIRNQDMKDNEDGGSERRFSDVTCDKFLELIAERRANYYVSNVQINNTEKDIPVNIIEKATIFCCEKDFPLFLHLLVHVGGQQVNQELEVCRASPLHYAALKNNASAARYLVSHGASIEAKDRFGNTPAHYACMYGHRDLGDFLRTDQVNRCGLTAMDLLDGYKNYLKQYELDPESLVDIDMQKTNTGPQRIEAHLNELKKKWQVSGIAKAIAKVHVKYSRGEPEVIKKTVLALVESVQNSVAKKNALFSGEPEILGSSADNVRLFCPDEFDCNIVLNNLHGYANGGLQISLQEMELSHNGCKTKINVSSNNKDIIHLLQGNNFLHTFYNLVKECITNFEPEDKRIAIIPPGVKKTQVGVGLSLAWMGNEFPLLLVDVDIVPTMEAPWPADLPRPPLTPPHLKSVYINSIGNGEWRFSFAKAENEIMKTLTPEQRQVFLACKMVLSSLKAEKWAPREIQNRFKYFDKIFFKIPSPKGFVLKNTFFLEMQEFKDHSHYWTHHFDEMIRRIFKRMCIKDTKEPAKIEAYFAGSTEASCLGYGASEIVAFFTPKPGFHGVSAY